The Verrucomicrobium spinosum DSM 4136 = JCM 18804 genome includes a region encoding these proteins:
- a CDS encoding sialate O-acetylesterase, with amino-acid sequence MKRFLLLLAVLLVPLAIRATASAAPPAKLKIYLLAGQSNMEGHARVETFDYIGDDPATAPLLQQMRGADGKPTVCDHVWISYFTGTGNSNGEGLGKLTAGYGSRQDPAKDGGKIGPEFTFGLTLDKALQEPVLIIKTAWGGKSLYHDFRSPSSGVYSRTAKDIEKGQHAEAQSGEYYRLMIGHVKHVLSDLKRVCPAYDEKQGYEIAGMVWFQGWNDMVNREVYPLPKPGDATPRYAEYSRLMANFIRDVRKDINAPQMPFVIGVMGVEGSKPNEHIAAFREAMAAPAALPEFKGNVIAVPTAPFWSEELGAIASKRDEVRQMGYYLKTKSAKHANADGSMSEPQQREYLKKFEADLISPAEEALWKRGASNGGYHYLGCAKTFALMGKAFAEALLRTGGQH; translated from the coding sequence ATGAAGCGTTTCCTCCTCCTTCTCGCGGTCCTGCTGGTGCCGCTGGCGATCCGTGCCACCGCCAGCGCCGCCCCTCCGGCCAAGCTCAAGATCTACCTCCTGGCAGGCCAGTCCAATATGGAAGGGCACGCCAGGGTGGAGACCTTTGACTACATCGGGGATGACCCCGCCACCGCACCGCTGCTCCAGCAGATGCGGGGTGCAGATGGCAAGCCAACCGTCTGCGACCATGTCTGGATCTCCTATTTTACCGGCACTGGTAACTCGAATGGCGAAGGCTTGGGGAAGCTCACCGCAGGTTATGGCTCGCGACAGGACCCCGCGAAAGATGGCGGCAAAATCGGGCCTGAATTCACCTTTGGCCTGACCCTGGACAAGGCGCTTCAGGAGCCGGTCCTCATCATCAAAACGGCGTGGGGCGGCAAGTCACTGTACCACGACTTCCGCTCTCCAAGCTCCGGGGTGTACTCGCGCACGGCCAAGGACATCGAGAAAGGGCAGCATGCCGAGGCCCAGTCCGGCGAGTACTACCGCCTCATGATCGGGCACGTGAAGCACGTGCTGTCTGACCTCAAACGCGTGTGCCCGGCTTATGATGAAAAGCAGGGCTACGAGATCGCCGGGATGGTCTGGTTCCAGGGCTGGAATGACATGGTGAACCGCGAGGTGTACCCCTTGCCGAAGCCGGGCGATGCCACGCCGCGTTACGCAGAGTACAGCCGACTGATGGCCAACTTCATTCGCGATGTGCGCAAGGACATCAACGCCCCCCAGATGCCCTTTGTCATCGGGGTGATGGGCGTTGAAGGAAGCAAGCCGAACGAGCACATTGCCGCCTTCCGCGAGGCCATGGCGGCTCCAGCAGCCCTGCCAGAGTTCAAAGGGAATGTCATCGCCGTCCCAACCGCGCCATTCTGGTCGGAGGAACTGGGGGCCATTGCCAGCAAGCGTGATGAGGTGCGGCAGATGGGCTATTACCTGAAGACGAAGAGCGCCAAACACGCGAATGCGGATGGCTCCATGAGCGAACCGCAGCAGCGGGAGTACTTGAAGAAGTTCGAGGCGGATCTGATCTCGCCTGCGGAAGAGGCGCTTTGGAAGAGAGGGGCCTCCAACGGAGGGTATCACTATCTCGGCTGTGCCAAGACCTTCGCGTTGATGGGCAAGGCGTTCGCGGAGGCGTTGTTGCGGACGGGTGGCCAGCATTGA
- a CDS encoding DUF1552 domain-containing protein: MRNRFLIDRRTCLKGLGASLALPLLETMGWADALKGKAAYKPPVRIGFMYMPHGVIMDQFWPASPESFLTAPPPALESLRPVLDQCLLMKGISGVPIAPFNGAPHALELSTWLTATLPDANRRNQINIAISADQIAANYVGGLTSLPSLELATMPQTHKENQEGLNEGYYSHCSFRSPTQAVPAEINPRNVLNRLFKSNDFSGQGRGGRGAGQSDALDRSMLDLVIGGAKDLRRTLPQNDQHKLDEYLDSVRSLERRIASIEFRQKEAALEKAGVSTRRRNDADSPPIEIRIPEGDRRSEYMQVMCDLNVLAFQTDTTRVSTYIGSTPNGVSYPELGFKDEHHSQTHHNNQGDKVGKVAAITAFNISQFAHMVKKMASLKEGDGTLLDNCIMMWGSGLEDGNKHSRENLPFIIAGKGGGSINTGRFLADTKGNQGDLLTTLLACAGVPLDRPIGIATKQITEMMVKV, encoded by the coding sequence ATGAGAAACCGCTTTCTGATCGACCGTCGCACCTGCTTGAAGGGGCTGGGTGCCTCCCTCGCGCTGCCTCTCCTGGAGACAATGGGCTGGGCAGATGCCCTCAAGGGCAAGGCCGCGTACAAACCCCCGGTGCGGATCGGATTCATGTACATGCCGCATGGGGTGATCATGGATCAGTTCTGGCCCGCGAGCCCGGAGAGCTTTCTCACCGCCCCGCCTCCCGCGCTGGAGTCCCTGCGGCCAGTGCTGGACCAGTGCTTGTTGATGAAAGGGATCTCCGGCGTGCCCATCGCCCCGTTCAACGGTGCGCCTCATGCGCTGGAGCTTTCCACCTGGCTCACTGCGACCCTGCCCGATGCCAACCGCCGCAACCAGATCAACATTGCCATCTCGGCCGACCAGATTGCCGCCAACTATGTGGGCGGGCTCACGTCGCTGCCCTCCCTGGAGCTGGCCACCATGCCGCAGACGCACAAGGAGAACCAGGAAGGCCTCAATGAGGGGTACTACTCGCATTGTAGTTTCCGCTCACCCACCCAGGCTGTGCCGGCGGAGATCAACCCGCGCAATGTGCTGAACCGCCTTTTCAAGAGCAACGACTTCAGCGGTCAGGGGCGGGGCGGGCGCGGTGCCGGGCAGTCGGATGCGCTGGACCGCAGCATGCTGGATCTGGTGATCGGCGGTGCCAAAGACCTGCGCCGTACCCTGCCGCAGAACGACCAGCACAAGCTGGATGAGTACCTGGACAGCGTGCGTTCCCTGGAGCGCCGCATCGCCTCCATTGAGTTCCGTCAGAAGGAGGCCGCGCTGGAGAAGGCGGGTGTCAGCACCAGGCGGCGCAACGATGCCGACTCCCCGCCCATCGAGATCAGGATCCCGGAAGGCGACCGGCGCAGCGAGTACATGCAGGTCATGTGTGACCTGAACGTCCTGGCCTTCCAGACAGACACCACCCGGGTGAGCACCTACATCGGCTCCACCCCCAACGGCGTCTCCTACCCCGAGCTCGGGTTCAAGGACGAACACCACTCCCAGACCCATCACAACAACCAGGGCGACAAGGTGGGCAAGGTGGCCGCCATCACCGCGTTCAACATCTCCCAGTTCGCCCACATGGTGAAGAAGATGGCCAGCCTGAAGGAGGGCGACGGCACCCTGCTGGACAACTGCATCATGATGTGGGGTTCCGGCCTGGAGGATGGCAACAAACACTCCCGCGAGAACCTGCCCTTCATCATCGCCGGCAAGGGCGGTGGCTCCATCAACACGGGCCGCTTCCTGGCCGATACCAAGGGCAACCAGGGAGACCTGCTCACCACGCTGCTGGCCTGCGCGGGCGTGCCGCTGGACCGGCCCATCGGCATCGCGACCAAGCAGATCACGGAGATGATGGTGAAGGTGTAG